CGAGCGATACGTTTAATCGAATCCTATAGGTATCTTTTTACGATGTCGTCGAGTTGTCCATCGTCTTTCATTTGGTCTAAACGTTGGTTAATAAAAGTCTCGAGCTTGGGATCCATTTCTGGGTCGAAAGCCAAATGAATTGGGTAGTTATTGATGACTGAACCGAAGTCCTGCATTTGGTAATCATCGATATTGAGTTTCTGTTCATTTAGGTTGTATTTGATTCGTGATTCCATCTCTACAAATACGGTATCACCGGGTGCACGATTAAGTACGCGGAACGCAGCTGTGTAATCTTTTACTCGGATCTCGTTGAGCTTACCTTGCTGGATGTATGGCTCTAAGTTTGGATACTCAAACCCCACCAGCAACACCACGGCCTTTCCGTCCAGATCATCAATGGTATTGAACTCGAATGGCTTTTTACCGCTACTCAGCAATACGTGTTTTACATTGTA
The window above is part of the Vibrio chagasii genome. Proteins encoded here:
- a CDS encoding transporter substrate-binding domain-containing protein, translated to MKKHLIVASIVSLFSSSYAFSSEPLHYYIIASQAQPFQIETDGSSHTGIVSDIVEAVFDDSQYEINYHTYPFNRMIDKLDARENPNWVTYGSPSWGNIQSANLSEEPIYNVKHVLLSSGKKPFEFNTIDDLDGKAVVLLVGFEYPNLEPYIQQGKLNEIRVKDYTAAFRVLNRAPGDTVFVEMESRIKYNLNEQKLNIDDYQMQDFGSVINNYPIHLAFDPEMDPKLETFINQRLDQMKDDGQLDDIVKRYL